The Candidatus Palauibacter polyketidifaciens genome contains the following window.
TTGAATGAAGATGGATACTTGGCCGCATCACTGGGCATAGCAGGTACTCCCACGTTTGTGACGCTTGGGGGCGTGTTCGTTGGGGCGGAGGGACTAGAGCGAGCCGTAAGGTCGCTACCGCCGCCGGAGACTGGGACGCGGCAGCAGGTAGAGATACGTGAGCCGTCTGAGCACTCAATGTTCGACTCGTTCCGGCACGGAAATACTTCGGTGTCGGAATTGGAGAAACTCAACACAGCGTTGTTCCTCAGCCCTGAGCGCATACTTATTGTGGACGAGGCGTGGCTCCAGTTCGTGGACCTTGGAACCGGCGATGTGGAGACGCAGGGGGGGGCTGGAGAGGGACCTGGGGAGTTTAGATCCATTTTTGATGTTCTGCGACGTCCCGATGGTGTAGTATTGCGAGATTTCGTGTTGGCTAGGCTCACGACATTCTCTACCGGAGGGGCACTGCTCGGCACGCGACGCTACGACGTGATGAAGTTCGAAAACATGCTGGTTCGACCAGTGGCAGCGTTCGTGGACGGCGCAGTAGTGTTTCGTGACACCCGGAACACCAGCGTGTGGGTGGAAGGTCGGTCTCGGGCCGCAGTGCGATACATCGAGTCGTCTGGTGACGAGCAGGTCAGGGTGATCGCACAGGAGATAGGCGATGAGAAGTACGGTTACAGATTAGCGGATGGGCGCAAGGGTACGACCGGGATACACTTCGGCCAGCGAGTCCTCGAGGGACGGATTGGCGAGAGACTCGTGGTTGCACAGACGGATTCACCGACCGTACGGCTCTTGAACCGAGACGGGGCGGTGACGGGGAGAATCCCGTTACCGCGAGGGCTGGACGTGTCGGAGGACCATGTTCAACTGGCTCGACATGAGAGAATCGCCGAGAGGGAGCAGCGGTTCAACGCCCCGGAAATAAGGGAACGACTCGGTAGAACGGCAATGGCAAGTCGGGAACATCCAACCGTGCCAGCGAATGCGGTAACGCCAGGGGTTGATAAGCTCTTCGTGGATTTCGATGGTCGACTGTGGCTCCGTCTATTCGTAATGCCCGGCCAGGATGTCGTGCAATGGCAAGTGTGGGATGTCGCTAGTGCG
Protein-coding sequences here:
- a CDS encoding DsbA family protein, translating into MDVNSQANEKEVGKKPARRGERVVVKEKLNVVANVAIIVTLCVLLLGPSGPVGGWIGDRYEERSVKRRIAELWVELTDADSKLEPQSPDERRTIVEFVDYECPSCRLVSSAVSEAVVREGVTVVVRHLPLVGLHATARDRAVAAVCGERVGAFGEIHGALMEEPVSVDSEHWSALGDRLGDVAAAAFRTCVSADAEGRLNEDGYLAASLGIAGTPTFVTLGGVFVGAEGLERAVRSLPPPETGTRQQVEIREPSEHSMFDSFRHGNTSVSELEKLNTALFLSPERILIVDEAWLQFVDLGTGDVETQGGAGEGPGEFRSIFDVLRRPDGVVLRDFVLARLTTFSTGGALLGTRRYDVMKFENMLVRPVAAFVDGAVVFRDTRNTSVWVEGRSRAAVRYIESSGDEQVRVIAQEIGDEKYGYRLADGRKGTTGIHFGQRVLEGRIGERLVVAQTDSPTVRLLNRDGAVTGRIPLPRGLDVSEDHVQLARHERIAEREQRFNAPEIRERLGRTAMASREHPTVPANAVTPGVDKLFVDFDGRLWLRLFVMPGQDVVQWQVWDVASARMEFVVRLARTTTLLDAQGDRVLLHMMDSFGVDRVVIQTLVAV